The nucleotide window GCCGAGGCACCTCGCCTGAGTGAACTCATCACAAAGCTGGCCAGATGGTTACATGGTATCCTTCATAATGCGGAGCAATGGAGTGTCGCCCAGCGCTGGGGGCAAATCGTAGCGAGGATTTTACAGGAAAACTTCCCTGTACTCGGCCCTGAACCGCCTTTGGCCACCGCCCCAAGCTGATCGCGCTTCCGTTCAGCCTGCCGCAGCACTCTCCACCCTCATCTATCCGACGGGCAACGCCCGCCGGCCGCACTTTCTATTGCCGGATTTAGGTTAAAACCTAGAAACGGTGCTCCGTCCGGCAGGTTTTCTGACGACCAGCACGGGCAAAGCCTTCATCGCGGGCGACGACATCGCATTACTGATAGGAAACTGGATTTTACTGATAGGGCTTCGGAATCCGTCGAGCTGAGGTTGCTCCGGGTGCCGCTTTCACGCTTTCTCGCTTCTGGGCTTACGTAGTTCGGCCAAAATGTAGCCATGAAACGGCCTCCTTTTCAGTGGAGTAAGACTTCGATTCGGTTTCAACCAATCGAGTGGAATAGAACTTGAGTTTTATTCCCGATGGGACGATGTTCTCGTCACCGCAGACAAAACTCGGCCCCGTGCCGTGAGAACCGCAAGGTTCCTATATCTGCGGTTTTTTCGTTTTTAGGCCAGTGAACCGCTCCGCCAGACTGAGCGGGCGCGCATGAGTCCAACGAACACCCGGCGCTTCCCCGAAGTGCAAGTCGTGGATTTCCGTGATTTGGGGCCAAAGTGCGTTGAGGAATCGGTCTTCACGCATCGGTGCCCCGGTTGATTTGTCCACCACCGGTTGTTGGGTAGTACCGTCGAAGCGTATTTCGAAAAAGCGTTGCACGGCCCATAGAAAATAATCGGCCGCCTGTAGGCAGACGCGGCGAGTGGGATCGGAGACTTCGACGACCCATTGACCTTTGCGACGATAGCCAAAGCGGCTTTCAAAAGCGGCATCGGCCTCAGCCAAGGCCGTGCGGATGAGAACGAGTAGGAGTAGGAGTAGGAGAACGAGAACGATTGCGGATGGGCATAAAAAGGGGCGGCGGTCTTCTTGGACCGGCCGCCCGTGGGGCTCTCTATAATAAGAGAGGCGTTAGCTGGCGGTGAGTTTGCGGGCGCAGACGGGGCTGGTGACTCGGATGTCTTCGCTCCAGTCGACCGCCAGAATATCGGACCGGGCGGCGTCGTCGCGGTAGGTGCGGACCACGTCCACTCCGCCACGGCGGAGGCGGAAGGTTTTCATGAAGCTCGGATCGTAGAGCGTGGGGCTGGCGTTGGCGTGGAAGATCACCAACTGCTGGCCGATGATGTTTACGTTGGCTTTGGTCAGGCCGAGTTTGGTCGTGTCCCGGGCCAAGATGCCGACGCGGATGTCGATGCTGGGGTTGAGCAACAACGAGCTGAATTGGGCCATGCTCACACCGATCGAGGCCGCACCGGGGAAGCGGGCGATCACTTTGGCGTTGTTGCGCAGTTTATTCCAGAGGGGCAGGCCAATTACCAGGCGGTTGGGCATGCGGCCGGTGTCGGTGGCGAGGGCTTCGATTTGTTCGTCGAGTTTGGCGATGGGGTCGTCACTCGCCAGGGTGATGTTGGCGGCGGCCGCGAGCGCGGTCAGGGCGGCGAACACTTTGGCTTCGTGGGAGGTGACGGCAGAGGAGACGAGGGTCTGCGTTTTGGCCTCTTCGAGACGGAGGGGATCGCCTTCGCCTGCCTCGTCGCGTTCGTGGTCGTCGATGGCGATTTCGAGTGCCTGGGGGAGACAGTTGTAGGTGGGATCGCTGGCGGCGAATTCGAGGCGTTTGGCGGGGCCACCGACGGCGCGGGAGGTATCGATCACCTGGAAGGTGTTCTTGTCGTCGAAGTTTTTATACTGGCCGGTGGCGGCGGGGACGACGACCTCGGGGGCGAGGAAGTTGGCAAGGGTGGCGGAGATGTCTTGCGACAGGCCGCGGGCGTAGTTGGTCAGGGTGACGTTGTATTTGGAGGAGCTCATGAGAAGAAAGATGACAGAGGTCAGGGGGCAGATGGCAGAGGTCGGATTTCGGAACGGGAGAACGAGTAGGAGTAAGAGAACGAGAACGACTCGGAGGTTAGGCGGCGGGGGTGTAGGTCGGGACGTAGAGGGCGGCTTCGATCAGTTCACCGGTTTTCCCTGATTCGAGGGCCACACCCATCACCATCTGAGGGAATTCGTTGCTATAGCCTTCAACGCAGCCGGTGGCGGTGAGTTGCAGCAGTTCACCAAAGCTGACCGTGCCGTTGATTTTCACTCGGACCGTGCCAGCGAGGCCGCCGGGAATCGCCACGGTGACGCGTTCGTAGGCTTTGCCGCCGGTAAGAAGCAGTCCAAGGGGTTTTTCGAGGGCGTAATCAACCAGGCAGATGCTTTCGTTGTTACTAAGCCGAACGAACCGGCCTTCTTGGCCGGTCAGATCGACGTCGGCCATAACCGAGATAATCGCGTTGGTGCGGGTGAGGTGCATGGGAATGAGCTGGGAGCTATTAGCTATGAGCTGTGAGCCTGGAGCCGGGATTAGGTGAGGGATTGGGGGGCGATGAGGATGGCTTCGACGAGTTCGCCGGTGACGCCGGTTTCGAGGGCTTGCGCAACGAGGGTGCGGGCGCCGGTGCCGGCGTCGGTTTGAACGCGGCCGTCAGCGGTGGTCTGCAGGTAGGCGCCGATGGTCGAAACCGTTGCTGCGAGTTTGACGCGGACGGTGCCAGCGAGGCCGCCGGCGCCGAGGGCGACTGTGACGCGTTCATCGGCTTTGCCGTCACAGAGGAGGACGCCTAGGGGTTTGACGGTGGCCGAGCTGAGGAGGGCGGCTTTGCCTGCGGTGAGGACGATGAAGCGGCCAACGTAGCCGGTGAGGTCGGCGTTGGCCTCGAAAGAGAGGATGGCGTTGGTACGGGCGAGGGAGGTTTTCATGGGGAGCGAGCTGGGAGCTTAGAGCTGTGAGCTAGGAGTTGGGTTAGCGGAAGAGGTCGGGGCTTTCGGCTTTGGCCTTGGCGTAGATGGATTGGAAATCGGCGCTGGGGTGAGCGGCGCGGATGGTGGCTAACTTCTGCTCTTGGCGGGTGATCTGGCTGGCGGGAGTGGCGGTGTCATCAGTGCCGGTGGTGAGGCGGGCGAGCACGGGGTTGATCGTCAGGGATTCGAGGGCTTTCACTGCTTTGGTTTCGTCGCGGAGGAGTGCATCGACCCAGAAGCCGCGGGTGTCGGTGTCCTTGGCGGGGAGGCGACCGGCGCGAACAGCGGCGTCAACGTGGGCTTCGGCGCGGTGGCGGGCTTGCGTCGCCATGAGTAATTGGAGGCCGGCGAGTTCGCTTTTGAGCGCGGTGGCGTGGCGGGTGAGCTGGGCTACGAGGTCGGCTTCGTCGGTGGCAGAGGCTTCGACGAGCGAAAGAGAACGGAGGGTGGCGATGAGGTTTTGCATGGGCATCGCTTCGGGCGTGGTGTCAACCGGTGCGGCCGCGAACAGGGGCGCGATGCGCTTGAACGCGGCGCGATTGACCAGGCCGCCCATGTTGATTTCGGAGCCGGTCACTTGGCCGGAGGCGTCCAGGTGGAAGGTCGGGGAAAATCGGCGGAAGGTGCGGCCTTCGACCGACTTTTTACCGGCGTCGGACCAGTCGAGGCGGGCGCGGACGCCGCCGGTCTGCGGCTCGCCACCAGCCCAATAAAATTCGGTCGGCCAAGCGGAGGCTTCGCGGTCCTCGTGGTTAAAATCGAAAAAGGGCCGGTCTTCGCGGCCTTCGGCGGCGGCGGTCAATTTTGCGGCGAGGAAGGTTTGCAGCACGGCGGCGGTGGCTGCGTTCACGGCCACTTCGACCGAGACGGGTTTGCCGCCCTGGGACGCCCGGATGCGGTGGCGACCGGGCGGCATGTACTGGATGTCGGTGGGGAGCGCGGCGCCTTCGGTCAGGGCGTTGGCGAAGGCGGCGTGTAGCGGTGCGTTTTTGTTGTTGGTGGCGAGGTCCATGCCATCGCCACGGTGTCAACGGTGGGCGCTCACTTGGGCGGCTGGTAACTGGCCTTAGGTACGCGGATCAGGGAGCTGCGGCAGTTGTAGTGGGCGGGTGGTGGCGAAAACCAGCCGTCGCCCCAGCGGTGACCGTGGCGGCCGAGACACACCTCGGTGGTGCGGCCGTCGAGGATCGCATCCCAAACCAGATAATCACCGGCGGCTTCGGCCTGGGCGAGTTCTTGGGGGAAGGCCGCCTCGGCAGCGGCTTGGCGGCCGGCGAGGGATGACGCGGATTCGCTGGCGGCGTCGATCGGCGCACCACAACCGCAGGCGCAGGCTTTGGCGGTGGTGGGCGCGGAGGTCGCTGGAACTGTTGAGGCGATAGGTTTGGCCGGTTGAAACAGTGCTTCGCTTGGGGCGGGTGACGGGACCTTGTGGCGTTCGTAAAGGTACTGCAGGGAAACCGGTAGGCCCATGTCGACGAACAGAGTTTTATCGCGGGTGGCCATTTCCTGCTCACGCTCAGGGCGGGTGATTTCTACTTCGACGAAGGGGACCTCGTCTGCGGTGCCCCAGTTTTGGGCGATCAACTGGGGGATGAGTTGGTCATTGAGGATGGCGACGATGTATTCGGCGTAGGTTTCGAAGAGATCCAGCTCGACCTCTCGGTGCACCTCGGTGGCGGCGCGGCTGCCTTCGCCGTTGTGTTCAACGGATAGATTTTGGCCCAAAAGCATGATGTCGCAGGCGCGGTCTGCGATACCCATGAGGCGTTCGCTGGGATCGTTGGGACCGGACACACCCGGCGTGGTGCCCTGCATGATTTGCAGGTTGGTGCCTTGTGGAAACGCACCCCATGAGGCGGTGCCCATGTTGCGGAGCGCCGAGGTTATGGCGTCGATTTCAAGCTGGGTAGCGGTCGCGGGATAGTTAGCCCAACGTAACGGCGTGCCGAATAGCTCTGCCTTTTGCACCAGCCATTCCCAGCCGAGCATGTGACCGAGCCAGAGCGGTGCGAGGGCGCGGAGCTGGGCGGCTTCACCGAGGGCGCCGGACTTCGACTGGAAAATGCCGGTGAGAAATTTGCCGGGGTATTTGGCAAAGGGGACGAGCTTCCTATCTGAAGTGGCGACGTTGTTCCCGTTGAGGCGGAGTGCGAGGGTGCCGTCGGTGTCGATGCCGAGGTAACGAGTCGGCACGCGGCGGAACCCGACCGGAACGACGTAACCGGTGGTGTCGGTCGTCCAGTCGATTTCGACCACGGATAGACCGCGGGCAACGGCGTCCATCAGTTCGTAAACAGCCGAACCGAGGGGGGCGCGCGTGGTGTCCACGTAACCGCGTTGCAGGTGCAACGCCGACTCCACGAAGGCGGCTTTCTCCTGCGCTGTGGCTGACGGTTTGCCGTTTTTCGGTGTGTAGGGCTGGACGTTGAGCGGCAGCTTGCGAATGGCGTTTTTAAGTTTTTGCAGGTTGGCGCGGAGGCGCGGCCAGGTGTCTTCCATCAGGTTAAACAGGTCGCTTTGAGCGGCGAGGTCACCGCGGGCGCCGGCGTCGAGGAGTTCACCAATGGCGTCGGGCGAGAGGCTGCGGCCGAAGAGTTGCGGTTCAAAGTCGCGGGCGGTGGGTCGGATGATGGGGGATGGGGACATGGGGGATTCGGATTTCGGCGTGGTTACACAGAGACGGACGGGAGATCGGATGAGGGCACGGAGTTCGGAGTCGGATTTCGGACCGAGAGAACGAGTAAGAGTAAGAGAACGAGAACGATTGCGGAGGTTAACGGGTCCAGGCGCAGCGGTAGCGGGTGAGCGCGGGGCGGTGGCGGGCGTTGAGTCCGGTGGGGACGCGTTCGGCGGCGAAGGCACCCGTTCCGGCGGAGGGGTTGCGTTGGGCGGCGTGGATCGCGAGGGCCAACGCGGTGGAGCGGTCAGCGTGGCCGTCGGCCGTGCGAGCTGCGGCGTAACGGATCGTTCCGCCCGGGCTGACGATGCGTTGCATGCTGCCGAGGTCGTCACGGATCACTGCGGCGGCGGGTAGCCCAACGGTGCGGGCTTGGAGGACTTTTTTGAGCCGCTCGAAGAGTTCTCGTTTGCGGTCGCCGGTGAAGGTCACGCCTTCGAAACGGGTTTCGTCGAGCGCTGCCGCAAGGTGTTCGCTCACCGGTCCACCGATGCCGGTGGCGTCGATCGCCGTGAATGCCGCCGCCATTACACGCGGGAGTAGGATTTCCTCCTGCTGCGGGAAAGGGACGCGGTCGAGGACGAGGACTTCGCGGGTTATCAGTTGGCCCCCGTGTAGGCGTTCGAGGGTCCAAGCTACGGTCAGATCCCGTTTTCGACCGACGTCGATGCCGATAAACAAGGCCGGTCGCGGCCGGAGGGTTCGAGAATAGAGGTCCGCAAGCGGATCGAGTGTTGCTTCCTCACATTCGCAGCCTCTGACGAGTTCGGCGGGGAAAACCTGCGACGAGTGCTCCATAAACTGGCACTCGAACTCCTGCGCCCAGCCTTCGGGATCGGCCAAGTTGGCCCGCAGTTCGTCCACGTTGAGGGCGAGACCCTGCGATACTGCGTCATACACACTGGTCTTGTGGCGCGAGAAAGCAGGCGCGTGCTCCCACAGGTCGAAATACTTGTTGTTCCGCCCGGCCGGCGTGGAGATGACGCGCAGTTTCAGCGCACCGCGTAGCGGGTTGGAGATGATCGGGTAAACGGCCCGCCAGATTTCCTCGGGGTTTTCGTGGAAGGCGAATTCGTCGAGCACCAGGTTGGCGGAATAACCACGGGCCGTGGAGGGATTCGCGGGCAACGCGAGCACGCGGGCACCGTTGGGAAACCGTAGTTGGGATTTCTGGATTTCGGGTCGGTATTCGGAACCGGTGGAATAGCTGACCGCGTCGCAGAAAATCCCGGCTGCCCGATTGACCTTGTCCATGAACTCTAAGGCCTGCCGTTCACCGGCGCTCAGGATGACCCAGTCGCCACCCGTCTCGATGGCGTCCGCCACCACCTCGAAGGAGGCCGCGAGGGAACCGCCGATTTGGCGGGATTTGAGCCAGATTTTGAAGCGGGCTTTGTCCTGCACCCAGGCGCGTTGGTACGGCAAAAGGAGGTCAAGCGGCGTGACCGCGAGGCGGCGGTCGGGCTTGTAGGTTTTTTTAGGGGCGGAGCGGCTCATGGCGTGGGCGTCGTCACAGCGGGTAACGCAGGCGCTTCGCTGGCCCCGAGGCGGGAACGCCACTCGCGCATGATGTCCTTTTCGCGGTCGGGCGTGATGTTGACCTGCGTGGCCACCACGGTGGTGGGTTGGTCGCGGTACACGTCGGGCTTATGCGCCTTCAGGAAAAAGATTAAGCAGGCGTCCGAGTAGCGTCGGCGCTCACCGCATTGCTGGCCTTTGGCGTCGAAAACCGGCTCGCTCCAGCCGTCGATGCCACGGCGTTTCAGCTCGAGCTCGGCTTCTTCGATGCGGGATGAATTCCGCACGCGGTCACGCTCCAACTGAGCCGACTGGAGCACTGGCACGAGGTCGGGTTTGCGCTGCAGGTGGCGGTAGAACGTGGACTGGTCGATGCCTTCTTTCTCGATGGCGTTGAGCGACGGCGAACCGTCGCGGATAGCGGTCCGGGTCTTTTTGTAGGTGCTTTGGATTTTTCCAAAGGAGCCAGTTTTGGCTATCGCGTGTTCGGGGCCAATGAAACGAAGCGGCGCCTCAAAGGCACCGGCCGGCACCTCTTGGTCATCGAGGAAGGCTTGCAGGCGCTGGAGGTAGGCCCACTCGGACTCTCCTTCGCAAACGATGATGTGGCGCGTGGTGGTCATCGACAGGGATCAGAGTGCCGGGTGCGGCACACCGGAGTAGAAGCCGGCGAGGTATTGTTTGCGGAAGTTGGTGACGTTACGGATGTCTTCACCGTCTTTTTTGGCGTCCACCAAGCGGCGCACGAGGGTGCCGTTGGCTACGGTTTTGCGCACCAGGGCGATCTCAGAAAGACGAAGGATGGAATCGTCGAGGATGTCGGTGTTGTGGGTGGTGAAGATGAGCTGTGCGCCCTTGTCATTGTAGCGGCGTTTTTTAAATAGGAGTACAATCTCACGCATCAGCAGCGGATGCAGGGAGCACTCCAGCTCGTCCACGAGGAAGATGCCGCCGGTCTTGAGTGCGTGCAGGATCAGCCCGATCAGCCCGGCGAGGCGTTGTGTGCCAGCGGACTCGTGTTTGATGAAATTAAGGGGGACATGGCTGCCTGCTACGTTCTTGTGTGTGGCGGTGATGTTGATCGCGTGCCGCGCGCCAGTATCGTGATTCTGCTTGAGCAGGTCTCCAAGGTGCAGGCGATCTTCCGGTCCGAGTTCGGTTTCGGTGATGTTGATGGCCGCGATATCGATGTCCAAGCGGCGAACAAAGTCGGTTATTTCGCGCAGCGCCGCTTCTTTATCTCCACCCATAGCTTCGGCCAATATCTGCACTGAGACGGGAAGCAGCATGGCACCTTCGTTGGTGAAGAACCTCACGCCGTCCTGAAAATAGGCGAAGGCGTTTTTAAGATCCGGATTGAGCCCCTGATAGGCTAGGCCAATGCGGTGCAGAAAGGCCTTGGTCTGACGCCCTTCGCCGTCGGAGCACTCCACGCGAATAATGTCGGAAAGCTTCTCTTTCGTATAGGTTGTGGAGTGAACTTTTGGACCGAACTCGGCTTGGAGCTGCCGGACGGTGAAAAGGGGCTCCCCGTTTTTCAGCAAAGACTCCTCCCCGATGGCGGTCGCTGAGTAAGAGATGCGATAGTTGAATTGATCGGCACCCAAGATGAACTCGGTCTCGAAGGTGGTCTCGGTGAACTTGCGGTTGAGCAGATTGGGTTCAAAAACGTCCGCTAGCTTTCCGCCCTCACGAAGCAGCGTCTTGATCGTGGCGAACGCTTTAAGGATGTTGGTTTTGCCGGCGGCGTTGGATCCAAAGAAAGCCGCGCAGGGTACGAGACGCTTTTTATTTCCGGCTTCGAGGAAGGGCATGATTTCCTGCCCGTGGTAGCCATTGGGGGCTTTTCCCTCGCCGTAGGAAAAGTCCAACTTGAGTTCCAGAATGGAGCGAAAGTTCTGAATGTAGAATGAAGATAGCATGATTATTGCCGGGGTTTGCTAATCTTCGGCCCATATTCGGCCCTAGTAAAGCAATGATGTGCAGATTTCATGTTTATCTTTGCTTTGCCTCAGTGCGCTGACGGCGTGGCGCGGGCGAGCAGCTCTCCAAGGTCGTAGTTGATCGAAGAG belongs to Opitutus sp. and includes:
- a CDS encoding DUF935 family protein, encoding MSPSPIIRPTARDFEPQLFGRSLSPDAIGELLDAGARGDLAAQSDLFNLMEDTWPRLRANLQKLKNAIRKLPLNVQPYTPKNGKPSATAQEKAAFVESALHLQRGYVDTTRAPLGSAVYELMDAVARGLSVVEIDWTTDTTGYVVPVGFRRVPTRYLGIDTDGTLALRLNGNNVATSDRKLVPFAKYPGKFLTGIFQSKSGALGEAAQLRALAPLWLGHMLGWEWLVQKAELFGTPLRWANYPATATQLEIDAITSALRNMGTASWGAFPQGTNLQIMQGTTPGVSGPNDPSERLMGIADRACDIMLLGQNLSVEHNGEGSRAATEVHREVELDLFETYAEYIVAILNDQLIPQLIAQNWGTADEVPFVEVEITRPEREQEMATRDKTLFVDMGLPVSLQYLYERHKVPSPAPSEALFQPAKPIASTVPATSAPTTAKACACGCGAPIDAASESASSLAGRQAAAEAAFPQELAQAEAAGDYLVWDAILDGRTTEVCLGRHGHRWGDGWFSPPPAHYNCRSSLIRVPKASYQPPK
- a CDS encoding ATP-binding protein, whose translation is MLSSFYIQNFRSILELKLDFSYGEGKAPNGYHGQEIMPFLEAGNKKRLVPCAAFFGSNAAGKTNILKAFATIKTLLREGGKLADVFEPNLLNRKFTETTFETEFILGADQFNYRISYSATAIGEESLLKNGEPLFTVRQLQAEFGPKVHSTTYTKEKLSDIIRVECSDGEGRQTKAFLHRIGLAYQGLNPDLKNAFAYFQDGVRFFTNEGAMLLPVSVQILAEAMGGDKEAALREITDFVRRLDIDIAAINITETELGPEDRLHLGDLLKQNHDTGARHAINITATHKNVAGSHVPLNFIKHESAGTQRLAGLIGLILHALKTGGIFLVDELECSLHPLLMREIVLLFKKRRYNDKGAQLIFTTHNTDILDDSILRLSEIALVRKTVANGTLVRRLVDAKKDGEDIRNVTNFRKQYLAGFYSGVPHPAL